A portion of the Clostridium gelidum genome contains these proteins:
- a CDS encoding anti-sigma-I factor RsgI family protein yields MDDKLFDILDDLNIRDTKLLLDEDIKLSLDSSTRKRIEKSIKKKTGCYRESNVNKEKINNILGGIFMKKKIALALSAAVILSLAGGGYAYAKTPVAYVSMDINPSVELGVNAFDTVVSVEAYNKDGEKILEGTDLVNTDVKAAVSAVISNAISEGYITQDVTTTSAVVVEITTSTDKESVATELNESLKEVAEVTLDNNDVDAEVETEKVALVRRDEARKLGITPGKLNLIQKLQQLDSAITIEDYKDSSVKDIQKKTKELRKNNKSQETTTEDSTSTDTKADVATDATADTVTEQATLSETSNDLEEAKIVEQEKNNNGNAKKEENNNVNSNSKKEENSNTNGNEEKKTTTTTTEKQNNSNNVKSQENSNSSKSENSSSSDSKGNSSNSNVLKASDSYNGNSSSENKGDNKNKN; encoded by the coding sequence GTGGACGATAAATTATTTGACATATTAGATGATTTAAATATAAGGGATACTAAATTACTATTAGATGAAGATATTAAATTATCATTAGATTCTTCTACTAGGAAGCGTATTGAAAAGTCTATAAAGAAAAAGACAGGCTGTTATAGAGAAAGCAATGTAAATAAAGAAAAAATTAATAATATTTTAGGAGGTATTTTTATGAAGAAAAAAATAGCTTTAGCATTATCTGCTGCAGTGATTTTAAGTTTAGCAGGCGGTGGATATGCATATGCTAAAACCCCAGTGGCATATGTTAGCATGGATATTAATCCAAGTGTTGAATTAGGTGTAAATGCTTTTGACACGGTAGTATCAGTTGAAGCGTATAATAAAGATGGTGAAAAAATATTAGAAGGTACTGATTTAGTAAACACTGATGTTAAGGCTGCTGTTAGTGCTGTAATTTCAAATGCAATTTCTGAAGGGTACATAACTCAAGATGTTACAACTACATCTGCAGTTGTAGTTGAAATTACTACATCTACAGACAAGGAAAGTGTGGCAACTGAATTGAATGAATCTTTAAAAGAAGTTGCAGAGGTAACATTAGATAACAATGATGTGGATGCAGAAGTTGAAACTGAAAAAGTGGCTCTTGTAAGAAGAGATGAAGCTAGAAAACTTGGAATAACACCTGGTAAGTTAAATCTTATACAAAAACTTCAACAATTAGATTCAGCAATAACAATAGAAGACTATAAAGATAGTTCTGTAAAGGACATACAAAAGAAAACTAAAGAATTAAGAAAAAATAATAAGAGTCAAGAGACTACTACAGAGGATAGTACAAGCACTGATACAAAAGCTGATGTAGCTACTGATGCAACTGCAGATACAGTTACAGAACAAGCAACTTTATCTGAAACATCAAATGATTTAGAGGAAGCTAAAATTGTAGAACAAGAAAAAAATAATAATGGTAATGCTAAAAAAGAGGAAAATAATAATGTAAATAGTAATAGTAAAAAAGAAGAAAATAGTAATACCAATGGAAATGAAGAAAAAAAGACTACAACCACTACAACTGAAAAACAAAATAACAGCAATAATGTAAAGTCACAAGAAAATAGCAATTCTTCAAAGTCAGAAAATAGTAGTAGCTCAGACTCAAAAGGTAATAGTAGCAATAGCAACGTTTTAAAAGCAAGCGATAGTTATAATGGAAATTCAAGCTCAGAAAATAAAGGTGATAATAAAAATAAAAATTAG
- a CDS encoding sigma-70 family RNA polymerase sigma factor yields the protein MISDIELLKLLNNKPETGLKMMMDNYMALIYTIIFNKLSGIYSKEDIEECVSDVFFEVFHYKNRIDLQKGSVKAFLAIIAKRKAIDMYRKNKNNQHIPIDDVSETLYTMVDEVADSILLKESNLLLIDAIKSLGEPDSEIIIRKYYLYQSSKDISKNIGLKVNTIDKKVSRCMQKLKKILGGIL from the coding sequence TTGATTTCTGATATTGAATTACTAAAATTATTGAATAATAAGCCTGAGACAGGTCTCAAAATGATGATGGATAACTACATGGCACTTATTTATACAATAATATTTAATAAACTTTCAGGCATTTATTCAAAAGAAGATATAGAGGAATGCGTAAGTGATGTATTTTTTGAAGTATTTCATTATAAAAATAGAATTGATTTACAAAAGGGATCAGTTAAAGCATTTCTGGCAATTATAGCAAAAAGAAAAGCCATAGATATGTATAGGAAAAATAAAAATAATCAGCATATTCCTATAGACGATGTATCAGAAACTTTATATACCATGGTAGATGAAGTAGCAGATTCAATCTTATTAAAAGAGAGCAATTTACTATTAATAGATGCTATAAAATCTTTAGGAGAACCTGATAGTGAAATAATTATAAGAAAATATTATTTATATCAAAGTTCAAAGGATATTTCTAAGAATATTGGTTTGAAGGTTAATACTATTGATAAAAAAGTATCAAGATGTATGCAAAAACTAAAAAAAATATTGGGAGGGATTTTATAA
- a CDS encoding zinc dependent phospholipase C family protein — MKVKTHVKLAELSLIRNMNIIPKGFSKFMFNFGLVMVDQSWLVKTHPHYMQKSLEYITKKIEELISVKKFNAYHSMQLGIVVHYLCDFCCNSHITGSIGNISYHLKYERELQKHLFSNFDIFKNKFHKKSHNMNLTLNNISSIKTSIEDTLLKYTKGQASYLWDITHCVEISSIVCSAIFNFNLNFSNNIEYSKKQFQLSN; from the coding sequence ATGAAAGTAAAAACTCATGTTAAATTAGCAGAATTATCTTTAATTAGAAATATGAATATTATTCCAAAGGGATTTTCTAAGTTTATGTTTAATTTTGGTCTTGTAATGGTTGATCAAAGTTGGCTTGTTAAAACTCATCCTCATTATATGCAAAAATCTCTTGAATACATTACAAAGAAAATAGAAGAGCTTATTTCAGTGAAAAAGTTTAATGCTTATCATTCAATGCAACTAGGAATAGTTGTTCACTATCTTTGTGACTTTTGCTGTAATTCTCACATTACTGGCTCAATTGGCAATATTTCATATCATTTAAAATATGAACGTGAATTACAAAAGCATTTATTTTCAAATTTTGATATTTTCAAGAACAAGTTTCATAAAAAATCACATAATATGAACTTAACTTTAAATAACATATCTTCAATAAAAACTTCAATTGAAGATACATTACTTAAATATACTAAAGGTCAAGCATCTTATTTATGGGATATTACACACTGTGTTGAAATTAGTTCTATTGTTTGCTCTGCTATTTTTAATTTTAATCTCAATTTCTCAAATAATATTGAATATTCTAAGAAACAATTTCAATTATCTAATTAG
- a CDS encoding response regulator transcription factor: MRKILIIEDDELIAELERDYLEINGFETEIAMTGDKGLELALNKEFDLILLDLMLPSTDGFQICREIRKSKEIPIIMVTAKKESIDKIRGLGLGADDYIVKPFDPSELVARVNAHLSRYDRLTTVEKRDDTELGVINFGRLKILTQAWRVYVDEKEVKFANKEFELLLFLATNPNIVFSKATLLDRIWGLDCFGDVATVTVHINRIRDKIEEDSSNPKFIETVWGAGYRFKI; the protein is encoded by the coding sequence ATGAGGAAAATATTGATTATAGAAGATGATGAACTTATCGCAGAATTAGAAAGAGATTATCTTGAAATAAATGGATTTGAAACAGAGATAGCAATGACTGGAGATAAAGGATTAGAGCTTGCACTAAATAAGGAATTTGATTTAATACTATTAGATTTAATGCTTCCTAGCACCGATGGATTTCAGATTTGCAGAGAAATAAGAAAGAGTAAAGAGATACCTATAATAATGGTTACAGCAAAAAAAGAATCTATAGATAAGATTAGAGGACTTGGACTTGGAGCAGATGACTATATTGTTAAGCCTTTTGATCCTAGTGAGCTTGTAGCTAGAGTAAATGCACATCTTTCTCGTTATGATAGATTAACGACAGTAGAAAAAAGGGATGACACAGAACTTGGTGTTATAAATTTTGGGAGATTAAAAATATTAACACAGGCATGGAGAGTGTATGTTGATGAAAAAGAAGTCAAATTTGCAAACAAAGAATTTGAACTGCTATTATTTTTAGCGACTAATCCTAATATTGTATTTTCAAAGGCAACTCTTTTAGATAGAATTTGGGGGCTAGATTGTTTTGGTGATGTTGCCACTGTTACAGTTCATATTAATAGAATAAGAGACAAGATTGAAGAGGATAGTAGTAACCCTAAATTTATAGAAACTGTATGGGGTGCAGGCTATAGATTTAAAATATAG
- a CDS encoding sensor histidine kinase, with protein sequence MMIKKRLTISNILMLVVPAILIVAIAGGVLEGFIEIYGKKIKGLDDNNGTYYVQKVLNSYSKDLKKNNKENEEDEKIKKILKDVGYNLIITSDNETIFSNLTEEDKNSISRIQSDMVSSSDSIVLEINSISLVKNSFINNDKTISIIAVKSNSLMGHEHMKAEVRTFFVSYMGVVFVIALLIIIFTNGILSSRVAKSLIEPLDLLSYGAGQIEEGNLDFKMNYQGNDEFTKVCADFDKMRIRLQESVEMQLKYEENRKELVVGISHDLRTPLTTIKGYVKGLKDGVANTPEKCERYHDIIYNKACDMDMLVDKLFLFSKLDTGKFPFHFEKVYCNEFLRSFFKSALDEFERKGLNLYYENSCNDNILINIDSEEINRVLMNILENSAKYKLRDYGNVHITVNKQGDSIVLRIKDDGPGVLEENLSRLFVSFYREDVARTNTSEGSGLGLSISEHIVKAHGGTIAAQNMDGLVITIILPIVAQD encoded by the coding sequence ATGATGATAAAAAAGCGTCTTACTATTTCTAATATTCTTATGTTAGTAGTTCCAGCAATATTAATAGTAGCTATTGCTGGAGGAGTGCTTGAGGGCTTTATAGAGATATATGGTAAAAAGATAAAGGGCTTAGATGATAATAATGGAACTTATTATGTACAGAAAGTTTTAAATTCTTATAGTAAAGATTTAAAAAAAAATAATAAAGAAAATGAAGAAGATGAAAAAATTAAAAAAATTCTTAAAGATGTAGGATATAATTTAATAATTACTAGTGATAACGAAACTATCTTTTCAAATTTAACTGAGGAAGATAAAAATTCTATTTCAAGAATCCAAAGTGATATGGTATCTTCATCAGATTCAATAGTACTTGAAATTAATTCGATTTCTTTAGTCAAAAATTCTTTTATAAATAATGATAAAACAATCAGCATTATTGCTGTTAAAAGCAATAGTTTAATGGGTCATGAGCATATGAAAGCTGAGGTTAGAACTTTTTTTGTTAGTTATATGGGAGTTGTATTTGTAATAGCATTACTTATTATTATATTTACAAATGGTATATTATCCTCACGTGTAGCTAAAAGTTTGATAGAGCCTTTAGATTTATTAAGTTATGGTGCAGGCCAAATTGAAGAAGGTAACCTTGATTTTAAAATGAATTATCAAGGGAATGATGAATTTACAAAGGTTTGTGCTGATTTTGATAAAATGAGAATTAGACTACAAGAATCTGTTGAAATGCAATTGAAATATGAAGAAAATAGAAAAGAGTTAGTTGTAGGAATATCTCATGATTTACGTACTCCGCTTACAACAATTAAGGGATATGTTAAAGGATTAAAAGATGGTGTTGCAAATACTCCTGAGAAATGTGAAAGATATCATGATATTATATATAATAAAGCTTGTGATATGGATATGTTAGTTGATAAATTATTTTTATTTTCTAAGCTAGATACAGGAAAGTTTCCGTTTCATTTTGAAAAAGTATATTGTAATGAATTTTTAAGAAGTTTCTTTAAAAGTGCTTTAGATGAATTTGAAAGAAAAGGTCTTAATTTATATTATGAAAATAGTTGTAATGATAATATTTTGATCAATATTGATTCTGAAGAAATAAATAGAGTTCTAATGAACATACTTGAAAATAGTGCAAAATATAAACTTCGTGATTATGGAAATGTACATATTACAGTAAATAAACAAGGAGATAGTATTGTTTTAAGGATTAAGGACGATGGTCCAGGTGTTTTAGAAGAAAACCTTTCACGTTTATTTGTCAGTTTTTATAGGGAAGATGTAGCGAGAACTAATACAAGTGAAGGTAGTGGACTTGGACTTTCTATTTCTGAACATATAGTAAAGGCACATGGTGGTACAATTGCGGCTCAAAACATGGACGGACTTGTCATTACTATAATATTACCAATAGTTGCCCAAGATTAA
- a CDS encoding ABC transporter permease produces the protein MNTIRIGIINESTKIFKRSKYKVLLICIGILSIALGLISNYTGGLINVSLSNLPLNILSILTNVLIPLIIFMVVADLFAAEQENGTIKAVITRPISRNEILISKMIAILIYVASILIITFIIGLVMEIFFGRTQIISIPEIFMAYVVSILPIIPTILLSILISQLSKNSSSSVMFSVLIYIIIMLSGIIVPKVSSMIFISYTNWYKLFIGAQMPIKSILTIIGLLLGYSLIFFSGAYALFEKKEY, from the coding sequence ATGAATACAATAAGAATCGGAATAATTAATGAAAGTACAAAAATATTTAAAAGAAGTAAGTACAAAGTATTATTAATTTGTATTGGAATATTAAGTATAGCCTTAGGCTTAATAAGCAATTATACAGGAGGATTAATTAATGTTTCATTATCTAATCTTCCATTAAACATATTATCAATATTGACGAATGTTCTTATTCCATTAATTATTTTTATGGTAGTTGCTGATCTTTTTGCAGCAGAACAAGAAAATGGAACAATTAAAGCTGTGATAACAAGGCCTATAAGTAGAAATGAAATTCTTATTTCTAAGATGATAGCTATTTTAATTTATGTAGCAAGCATTTTAATAATCACATTTATAATAGGTTTAGTTATGGAAATATTCTTTGGAAGAACACAAATCATAAGTATTCCAGAGATTTTTATGGCATATGTTGTATCAATATTACCTATAATACCAACAATTCTCCTTTCCATACTAATATCACAATTATCAAAAAATAGCTCTTCTTCAGTAATGTTTTCAGTGCTAATTTATATTATAATTATGTTAAGCGGAATAATTGTTCCGAAAGTATCCTCAATGATATTTATTTCATATACAAATTGGTATAAACTCTTTATTGGAGCTCAAATGCCAATCAAATCAATTTTAACAATTATAGGATTGCTTTTGGGATATTCATTAATATTTTTTTCAGGAGCGTATGCATTGTTTGAGAAGAAAGAATATTAA
- a CDS encoding ABC transporter ATP-binding protein: MAPVLKVNELTKTYKNGRGIMDISFEIEKGDILGLLGPNGSGKTTTMKIITGLSYADKGSVQILGSDSLEESSKAFKEIGCLIESPAIYEYLTARENLKLAANYYAEIKTPRIDDMLQQTGLTKYANEKAKNFSLGMKQRLGLALALISKPKLVILDEPTNGLDIEGTVDIREIIMKQAKLGITFLVSSHISHEIELMCNKVGIMKDGKLLNVTSMKNALDECETLEKYFLSHVGRKEEEI, translated from the coding sequence ATGGCACCTGTACTTAAAGTGAATGAATTAACAAAGACATATAAAAATGGTCGTGGAATAATGGATATATCCTTTGAAATTGAAAAAGGAGATATTTTGGGTTTACTTGGTCCAAATGGTTCTGGAAAAACTACTACTATGAAAATTATCACTGGTTTGTCATATGCAGACAAAGGAAGTGTTCAAATACTTGGAAGTGATTCCTTAGAAGAAAGTTCAAAGGCATTTAAAGAAATCGGATGCCTTATTGAATCACCAGCAATTTATGAGTATCTTACAGCTAGAGAAAATCTAAAACTTGCAGCAAATTATTATGCAGAAATCAAAACACCAAGAATAGATGATATGCTGCAACAAACAGGATTAACAAAATATGCCAATGAGAAGGCCAAAAACTTTTCCCTTGGAATGAAGCAACGTTTGGGGCTTGCTTTAGCATTAATATCTAAACCTAAATTAGTGATTTTAGATGAACCTACGAATGGATTAGATATAGAAGGAACTGTAGATATTAGAGAAATCATAATGAAACAAGCAAAACTTGGTATAACATTTCTTGTTTCAAGTCATATTTCTCATGAAATAGAACTTATGTGTAATAAAGTTGGTATTATGAAGGATGGAAAATTATTAAATGTAACATCAATGAAAAATGCACTAGATGAATGCGAAACTCTAGAAAAGTATTTTCTTAGCCATGTTGGGAGAAAGGAGGAAGAGATATGA
- a CDS encoding ACT domain-containing protein has product MSGDYLVIDKRVLPDVYEKVLYAKKLLKDGKVKEITEAVKIAGISRSVYYKYKDFVFEFSETSEGRKITFNIILKNEKGVLSNISNYIAEQGGDILTINQGIPLNGYANLSITIDLSTVDGDIKTLTDGLLNIHNVEKVEFVGME; this is encoded by the coding sequence ATGAGTGGAGATTACTTAGTTATAGATAAAAGGGTTTTACCTGACGTTTATGAAAAAGTTCTTTATGCAAAAAAACTTTTAAAAGATGGAAAGGTAAAAGAAATAACAGAAGCTGTAAAGATAGCAGGCATAAGCAGAAGTGTATATTACAAATATAAAGACTTTGTATTTGAGTTTTCAGAAACTTCAGAAGGCAGAAAAATAACTTTTAACATTATATTGAAAAATGAAAAAGGGGTTTTATCTAATATTAGTAATTATATAGCAGAGCAAGGAGGAGATATATTGACAATAAATCAAGGTATACCTCTAAATGGATATGCTAATTTAAGTATAACAATAGATCTATCAACTGTGGATGGAGATATAAAAACATTAACTGATGGATTGCTTAACATTCATAATGTGGAGAAAGTTGAGTTTGTCGGTATGGAATAA
- the thrB gene encoding homoserine kinase, with product MIKVRVPATSANMGPGFDSLGIALNLYNDFEFRELEEGLKFKGMPEEFCNERNIIYQAMKLCFDKAGYKIKGLEISEIKQDVPVARGLGSSSTCIVGGLVGANEILGKKFTDNELLEMAVEIEGHPDNVAPALLGGMVVAIVDENKTFYDKVDVKKGIKFVSIIPNFRLSTKKARSVIPKEISLKDGVYNVSRAALMVACFSSGKYELIKYACKDAFHQNYRSKLIPGFEEVYNKSYELGALGCYLSGAGPTIMAIINEEDKRFSNELKEFLKIKELEWDILELSIDDAGATIIEGTN from the coding sequence ATGATTAAAGTTAGAGTACCAGCTACATCAGCAAATATGGGCCCAGGATTTGATTCGCTTGGAATAGCGTTAAATCTATATAATGATTTTGAATTCAGAGAATTAGAAGAGGGTTTAAAATTCAAGGGAATGCCAGAAGAATTCTGTAATGAAAGAAATATAATTTATCAAGCAATGAAACTTTGTTTTGATAAAGCGGGCTATAAAATAAAAGGATTAGAAATAAGTGAAATCAAGCAAGATGTACCAGTAGCTAGAGGCCTTGGAAGTAGCTCTACATGTATAGTTGGGGGACTAGTAGGAGCTAATGAAATCTTAGGCAAGAAGTTTACTGATAATGAATTATTAGAGATGGCAGTAGAAATTGAAGGTCATCCAGATAATGTTGCGCCAGCACTACTTGGGGGTATGGTTGTTGCGATAGTTGATGAAAATAAGACTTTTTACGATAAAGTAGATGTAAAGAAGGGAATTAAGTTTGTTTCAATAATCCCTAATTTTAGATTATCTACAAAAAAAGCAAGAAGTGTAATTCCAAAAGAGATAAGCTTAAAAGATGGTGTTTATAACGTTTCAAGAGCAGCTCTTATGGTAGCATGTTTTTCAAGTGGTAAATATGAATTGATAAAATATGCATGTAAAGATGCCTTTCACCAAAACTACAGAAGTAAGTTAATTCCTGGTTTTGAAGAGGTATATAATAAGAGCTATGAATTAGGAGCATTAGGGTGTTACTTAAGTGGAGCAGGTCCAACAATCATGGCAATTATTAACGAAGAAGATAAGCGCTTTAGCAATGAGCTTAAAGAATTTTTAAAAATAAAAGAATTGGAATGGGATATATTAGAGTTATCTATTGATGATGCGGGGGCAACCATTATAGAAGGTACAAACTAA
- the thrC gene encoding threonine synthase, whose translation MKFRSTRGLEKDMTSAEAIINGLSKDGGLYVPDEFPKVYDELKKDTKIKYEDLAFKIINEYFTDIDDAELMGAINDAYNDRFNVEVKNNFLELYHGPTCAFKDAALLFLPQVMKRAKKICDVKEDITILTATSGDTGKAALEGFANVEGFKVVVYYPKNGVSAIQERQMSSQEGNNVKVVGIKGNFDDAQTGVKEIFGDDDFRAGLAQKGFILSSANSINIGRLVPQIVYYFYGYFNLVNQGVIKKDDAINVVVPTGNFGNILAGYYAKQMGLPIDKFICASNENKVLTDFFETGVYDKKRELVLTESPSMDILVSSNLERLLYEASGRDTEVVSQLMKDLNTKGVYEVNEKIKNFIKEFYGNFANTEEVYAAIKEVYEKDNYLMDTHTAVAYVVKNKYVEETKDDKPALILSTASPFKFPASICNALNIDIEGINDFKVLEELSNKTNNKIPNSLSTLETAKVLHDEVWDKSEMRDALLSYLNS comes from the coding sequence ATGAAGTTTAGAAGTACTAGAGGATTAGAAAAAGATATGACATCTGCTGAGGCCATAATTAATGGACTTTCAAAAGATGGAGGGCTATATGTACCAGATGAATTTCCTAAGGTATATGATGAATTAAAAAAAGACACAAAAATCAAATATGAAGATTTAGCATTTAAGATTATTAATGAATATTTCACAGACATTGATGATGCAGAATTAATGGGGGCAATTAATGATGCATATAATGATAGATTTAATGTAGAAGTTAAAAATAACTTTTTAGAATTATATCATGGACCAACTTGTGCATTTAAAGATGCAGCATTATTATTTTTACCACAAGTTATGAAAAGAGCTAAGAAAATCTGTGATGTTAAAGAAGATATAACAATTCTTACTGCAACATCAGGAGATACTGGAAAAGCTGCACTTGAGGGTTTTGCAAATGTTGAAGGCTTTAAAGTTGTAGTTTATTATCCTAAAAATGGGGTTAGTGCAATTCAAGAGAGACAAATGTCAAGTCAAGAAGGAAACAATGTTAAGGTCGTTGGAATAAAGGGAAACTTTGATGACGCTCAAACTGGAGTAAAAGAAATATTTGGAGATGATGATTTTAGAGCAGGGTTAGCTCAAAAAGGATTTATTTTATCATCTGCAAACTCAATTAACATTGGAAGACTTGTACCTCAAATAGTGTATTATTTTTATGGATATTTTAATTTAGTAAATCAAGGGGTAATAAAAAAAGATGATGCTATAAATGTAGTGGTTCCAACAGGTAACTTTGGAAATATTTTAGCAGGATATTATGCTAAACAAATGGGATTACCAATAGATAAATTTATTTGTGCATCAAATGAAAACAAAGTTTTAACAGACTTCTTTGAAACAGGGGTATATGATAAGAAGAGAGAACTTGTTTTAACAGAATCACCATCAATGGACATACTTGTTTCATCAAATCTTGAAAGATTATTATATGAAGCAAGCGGAAGAGACACTGAAGTTGTTAGTCAATTGATGAAAGATTTAAATACTAAAGGTGTTTATGAAGTAAATGAAAAAATCAAAAACTTTATAAAAGAATTCTATGGAAACTTTGCAAATACTGAAGAAGTATATGCAGCAATAAAAGAAGTTTATGAAAAAGACAATTACTTAATGGACACACATACTGCAGTAGCATATGTAGTTAAAAATAAATATGTAGAAGAAACTAAAGATGATAAACCAGCTTTAATACTTTCAACAGCAAGTCCATTCAAATTCCCAGCAAGCATTTGTAATGCTCTTAATATTGATATTGAGGGAATAAATGATTTTAAAGTGTTGGAAGAGTTATCAAATAAAACAAATAATAAAATACCAAATAGCTTGAGCACTTTGGAAACAGCTAAAGTATTACATGATGAAGTTTGGGATAAGTCAGAAATGAGAGATGCTCTACTTTCTTACTTAAATTCATAG
- a CDS encoding DUF6414 family protein gives MSNPFDVLVYLDENLVRNLSSLVLTGFIETITKTQAFDRTISAGFHQGDRIESSNQGSVTKNEREGFKDKNKLEANTDFEHHHMEKDIDSRQCIREEKEVKTTYTTFVLNGNLIDYLNENDQLQHKNEMDIENNNIASGDLIEIEGIITNKGVLSYIDTLINLITIFGTDYLNTLSKDCKENIDFSIFLKMLTYIKSILTYNNTQDLIMKSGNGVAILTVNKDNFMNNRCSVFDNINCHCKVVGKVIKTCSDECDSISLLRKTGQEEFYENFLKKCTPLLECLKKNDILVPECPNLRINECAIQIMPLNIYM, from the coding sequence ATGAGTAATCCTTTTGATGTACTTGTTTATTTAGATGAAAATTTAGTCAGAAATTTATCGTCACTAGTATTAACAGGATTTATAGAAACAATAACAAAAACTCAAGCTTTTGATAGAACAATATCTGCAGGATTTCACCAAGGAGACAGGATTGAAAGCTCTAACCAAGGAAGTGTTACAAAAAATGAGAGAGAAGGTTTTAAAGATAAAAATAAATTAGAAGCTAATACTGATTTTGAACACCATCATATGGAGAAAGATATAGATTCAAGACAATGTATAAGAGAAGAAAAAGAAGTTAAAACTACCTATACAACGTTTGTGTTAAATGGCAATTTAATTGACTATCTTAATGAAAATGATCAATTGCAACATAAGAACGAGATGGATATAGAAAATAATAATATAGCTAGTGGTGATTTAATTGAAATTGAAGGAATAATAACCAACAAAGGTGTTTTGTCATATATTGATACATTGATAAATTTAATAACGATATTTGGGACTGATTATTTAAATACATTATCAAAAGACTGCAAAGAAAATATTGATTTTTCGATTTTTTTAAAGATGTTAACATATATAAAAAGTATTTTAACTTATAATAATACTCAAGATTTAATAATGAAAAGTGGAAATGGAGTTGCAATTTTAACTGTAAATAAAGATAATTTTATGAATAACAGATGTAGTGTATTTGATAATATCAATTGTCATTGCAAGGTTGTAGGAAAGGTAATAAAAACTTGTAGTGATGAATGTGATTCCATAAGTTTACTTAGAAAAACAGGTCAGGAAGAGTTTTATGAAAACTTTTTAAAAAAATGCACACCACTTTTAGAATGCTTAAAGAAAAATGATATTTTAGTGCCAGAATGTCCAAATTTAAGAATAAATGAATGTGCAATTCAAATAATGCCTTTGAATATTTATATGTAA